ATTTCATCCATACCATATTCATCTCTATCAGGAAATTGGGAGGACATGACTTCCAGTCTCGCCTTTACTTCAGAAACTGGTTTCAAAACACGGACTGCAATTtgagctcagaattctgtggcCTGATAaggcaactttcaaaagtaatggtcaggtgaatctcTACAATGCCCATTACTGGTCTCCGGTTAATCCACACTAGCTACATGAAGTGGATTACCAGCATTTCTGGAGCCTCAACACATGTGGCCTCCTCCGACACCGAATCATAGAATCATACCTTTTTGAGGAAAGTTTGATTGGTAGAACTTGCACACTCTTCCTCCGAAATATTTTGCACCAGTTGATTTCTGATGTTCGCCTTGCGCTTCGCTTAatgatgtggcttcagcaggacgGCTTTCCGGCTCACTTTTCACGTAGCGCGCGGCGAGTTATTAATCGCTTATTTTCCATGGGGGGGATTGGAAGAGGAGGACCAGTAACTTGGTTGGCCCGATCTCCAGACTTTGTTCCAAATGACTTCTCCCAgtgggggagaattaaagacGTGTTCTgtcaggtgcgtccaacaactagagaagacatgaaacaaagaattggAGCAGCCTGTGGGTATCTCAGGTTTGCTGAAATGCTCCGTATAATCACGGATGTTATAAGGATATCAGAACGTTTTTTAGCACAGGGTGACGGAGATATTGAACGATTACTATGAAGAATgcccatatattaaaaacgcatATATTTTCTCAAAAggtaccatttttgttgctttgtgagtaaacagtaaaagttagaaaaaaagttttgttaaaattatactttttaaaagtagttttcaatggtaccttcaattacccatgttctcatttgaaatttagaaGTTGACCACACGTACCCCTACTTCTGGTTTGTTACGATGGCACTACCATCAATCGAttctttatataaattttggttatcaaatttttatgaacaaccagtatcgtATAGTTGtcgagaaaaaaggctgttaTGGATGGTCTAAAACGCCCGGCATACTTTGTATTCCGAATCAATATAAgcgattatttattttaagcaatacatattttcaatattacatttacttattttattttatacgttagaaaatacgtaggAATaacttatttcaaagtaatataaGAAGGAGGAATGTCCGCTAAGACGACACCTATGTACACaattgtattttctaaactcgAACGCTTTATAGGTGACGTAAGGCAATAAAAGATTTGAgtgaaaattatgtaaaaaaagtATGTATTTGCAACCATTTAATTGGGGAATAACGTGTTATATATACAATTGCACTAAAAACAAATATTGAATGAGAAAAAATGTGGTGCAGTACTCATTTAATGACCCACATATGTAACATATGAAGTCGAAAAATATTTCGGACAATGAGGATAGAATCCGTCATCCGCACAGTTCTGTCGTCAACAGAATTTGTTTCATAAACTTCGGCGTATTGTTTAAAAACTACGTGTTTTGGTATGTGTCACGTGGTAGTGCGGTAACATCAAATGCAGGTTATTTCGTCTACGTAGTAGCACTATTTTATTCAGCGGCTATTTACATAGCATATTCAATCTAGTAGGGAAAcggtaaaaaaaatgttgaaaaatccATCCTGAAAGAAACAGAATTATTTCACGGGCCGTAAATGTACAACACGGAACCCACAACCAGAACAGGAACCGCAGTAGCACCGAGGAAGATTACTTCGTCTAAAATAAGTAAGACAAGTGATTTATTCTtattaagaaattgaaaacaccCACTCGAATGGAAGACGTAAGGTATTTACTAAcagaacaaaagaaaatatactGTCAGGAACATATGGTTACTGAGacaaacgtaatttatattccaatggtTAGTACTTCATAGAAATATTCTTGGCATAATATAGGCTAAACTAAACTAGTTGAATAAACATAATTGTGTAATGTAATTGTATTTTGACCTAACTAGTCTAACttcttataacaatttatttttaaaatataccaGGCAAAAACGGTAAGTCGAAGGACTGAAGGGAAAGTTCTTGTGTAACCCAAAAGAGTTTAATTAAAAACCCAATTATGTATTCCATCTTTGTTATAATCTAAACTAGTTTAAAGTCGTATAACGACTGTTTTATGAAATTGTGAAAGTTACGacaaaattatgttataaaatgaACGAGCCTAATCAAAgatgattatttattatataacattataataaCCAAATTGTTTATAACCTAAACTAGATTAAAGTCTTATAACGACTGACTTATGGAATTGTGTAATTTACGAGAAAATTCTGTTATAAGATAAACCTATCTAACTAAAGAAATTCAAATATATAATCTAATATTTGTTACAATCTAATCTAACTAGTCCAATCTGGTTTACCGATTGATTCGTGTATTTTTAACAGGTGAAATGGTCAAATGAATGTATTGCAGGTTGCCAAAATGTTCTAACTGCAGTGCAATTTTACCTTAAAGTCATTGGTTCAGTAGATATATTAAGTTGCACCGTAGGAAATGAAGTACGGAAAAAATGCGGTATGTATGTTTTGGACGtatattcttttatatttttcagaCCTACAACTACAGTCAGAAAAGAGCATGGACTTGAATACAagctaagtgaataaataaacttcACACTTCAGTACATCTACTTCATCACAAGATGTGGATAATTGCGGTATCGTTCTTTGTTGTTTGTAGTGTTGCTTTAATTTATATAACACTGAGAAATAATCGTAAGATTAATCTGATATCTACGTTACCTGGACCATCTTTATTTTCTGCTCTAAAAATCGCTTTCATCATTGGATTTTGTGACTACAGTCAAGTTTTTAAAATCGTTAAAGACTTATTTGATACCTACGGATCCATCTTGAGCGGATGGTATGGACCGATACCGGTGATACTACTCAAAGATCCTCAACGTATTGAAACGTTATGCAAACAAGATAAAGTCTGGAGGAGATTTCCAGACATAATGGATAAAAAAGTTTTGGAACCAATATTCAAGACCGGATTATTAGCAATTGAGGGTGAAGTATGGAAAAGACACAGACGTATTCTGAACAATGCATTCCACAACAACATTCTGGAAAAATTTGTGAATAACTTCGATAAAAACAGCAATATCCTAGCGAATAGAATAGAAGAGTATGCGAATGGCAATTTTCAAGCACTACAAGTTCTTTTTACTCAGTGTACAATTGACACTATTGTTGAATATCTATTTGGATATACGGTGGATACTCAAAAGAGGAATGATATTGCAATAGTAGAAAACCTCGAAGGTGCAGTAGAGATTATGTCAAGAAAATTATTGAAACCGTGGAtgttaattgaaataatattCAACATGTCAGAAGCAAGTCGGAAACAAGCATCTATTGCCTCCTTCCTTCATGGTGTGGTCAACAAAGGAATTGACTACTTTTTAACTCAACATGAAACAATGACACAGAATGGAGAGAACAAAGAGGAAGACGTGAGGACAAAGGAAAGATTGACCGACATCCTAATAAGTTCTTCAGAACTGAGTAGGGACGATGTTATTGGAGAAATAACTTCCATTACAGGTGCAGGAGCGGAGACCAGTTCAACAGCGTGTTGTTTCGCATTGGCACTACTTTGTGAAAATCAAGATATCCAAGAAAGAGTTatgaaagaacaaataaaaatatttaataaaaatatgcatGCTCCAGTTGCAAATGAACATCTCATTCAAATGACATATCTCGAACAGGTAAGTCCATATAAAATGTAAGTATCATTTATGTgcatgcatttatattgtactgGCAGTAAATTTGTTGCatgattattgtaaattatttttaaagtccTATATTCTCGAATTCTAATACGGAAAACTACGGTTATGTTTTTTGCAAAGAGACATGGTTAGCGTAACATCATTTTCCCATATGTTATGAAGAATCTGTGAAAAGAAGGCACCGTTATTGAAATGAAAGCTACCTAGGAGGAGATCATAAAAAGTTACATATGATTTTGACATTAAGAAGTAATTTGAAGTGAAagatttatgaacatatctaatATCTGAAAAATTTTACCAGCACTTTTAATTACAAAGATAACAGTAACAATCTGTTACCATCAATTTTTAAGATGTTAGGTGGACAAATTAATGGTGAAGCACGATAGTCTAGTATTTCTGAACCATTATTACACTACAGTGGATGATATTTGATTGATATATTCTCAGTTCCAAATGTTTCAGAATATGTAAAGAGtaaattctgaatattttaatgtgaagtgtTAATTTTAGTATTGATacttgtttattttgttatagtgttgcttaattacttaaaataataatctttgatttaaaattattatctaTTGATGCGCGTGTCTCAAAACGTTCTTCAAGCATGGACATAGTTCAactaggtgattcttcaggaaaTTAATCCGGTTGTGCCGGTTTGGAACCTTGCACAAATGAATACAATTTGCATAGAATAGTTAATTGGATGGAAACTGTGAGTAGAGATGTAAATACTAACAATATATGTTCTCTAAACATTTCTTTGGTGCCCAGtaacaaaaacaagaaaatcaAGAAAACATAATCTATACAGGTATCTAAAAAAGCAGTGAAAATTCTGCTTGCTGAGATGTTATGTCGATTCATCTTGGAATAAAAACGTTAACTGCTACAAACAAGTATTCCGCGTTCAGTAGCTAATCTCAATTCACCTCTACCTAATATGCAAACCAATAAGCGTCTTTCCATAACCTTACATACAGAATATGATGTGTTAGGTCAATATTCtcaattgaaagacattgcaaccCTTAGCTACTGTAGACAGTTTGGAGGAACTTTCTAACGCTTCTACCcttcaaaaggaaaaaaaaaaatccacctcTCTGTTTAAAGAACGTTGAGAACTCTTACTGCAAAGCATATAGAATCATGTACAATCAGAATTCCTTACACAGTTGAAATTGTTCAATCATAAAAGTATAGGCATCAACATCAAATGAATTTAGATCACTTACTATGAATACTTACTTTGTTTTAGTTCGTCAGCAATATTATAACTCAGTTATAAAAAtctgaatgaaaataaattttctacttTTATTGGAAATGTACCATACTCTGTCATTGATCAATAGACAAAAGCCAGTCTTGAAGAACTTAACTCTCCAGttcataaagtaacaatactCTTAGGAAAGACCAAACAACCTACTCCGCTTTGCGCAATAAAGCTACACTGCACAACAAAGACCAAGGTAAATCAATGTCACTCGCCGACTGAACAGTGTAAATAAAGAGATTCCTCAGTGTAAAACGTGCCAAATTTTTGGACATAAAAAGAAATACTATCAACTCGAACCACAGTGTGTACGATGCCTAGAGGCCCATCTCTCAATGCCCTAATTCTAAAACGACACCGCTTAATTGCGTGAACTGTCGACAACATCCAACAGAATTTTTCCTTTAACAGAAAATAGTGTTCATAGCTGGATTACAGCTATGAACACTATTTTCAGTTAAAGGAAAAATTCTCAAACGGTGTTCAGTTAAAACAAGCAAATCTTACTGTTATTCCCGAATCTTCGCAACCATTATTTCAACCCAAAGTAGATTCTCAACATCAAGTAAATCTGGCAATGTCTGTAGCATTTACTTCATGATTTCAGGCAAATTCTCAATCTAGGTTGTACTCAAATGTAGTGAAAGGATTCTTTGTTCAGAGTCACCGCCTCCCTATAAGTCAACAAGATCCAGAGCCTTTCCCTTCTTCACTCTTAAGTGATCTACTCTCTAAGATTATCCCGCGCATTCTCACTCTTTTGACTTCATTCTTGTCAAAAATTATAGATTACATTATATCGTCTCTTTGACCATACTTTCAGAATGGCAATAAATAATCAAGTTTCTATTCATCAGCACACTATAATCAATTGTAATACTGATGATACTAGAATGAAACGATTTTCTTTGATTATCTTCTTGTCAACACATCATATTGCGATAGCATGTGTCACAGAATCTCACATTCTTCCGAACGAAGTCTTCACTGTTCCAGGatatgaaatactgtatatagaaATGATAGGAATGCTGCAACTGAATCTGATCGTGTTGTCATTTTAATTAACGTAATAATACACATCATTACGTACGTCTTCTTTATAAGTCTGATATAGAAATAGTCGGAATCAGAATGTATTATATGTCAAAGTAATAATCATTTTGTACTTATAAACTCTCAAAATATTTACTAAGTACAACATAACTTGCTCTTTTATTTCCGTCAGTAGGTTTAACACTTCTTGTAGGTGGTCTAAACTCAAACCAAACATCAAGGGGCTGCAGGGTAACGAATCCAAATGGTTGTCGTCTTTATGACTGTATTAATAACTGTGGTCTCCACATTCTAGCACCGACTGAACCAAAATACTATCTATCCATATAATCCAGCTAAGCTCCCACATATCCTGGATGTTTGAATTCAAAAGAATATTCATTTACCAAATTATTAAGGGGGGCAggggtgaatatttcaaaatcaacaaaatttatccgatatgtttaaaattgatcatggatactaagtatatCATTAGTAAttgacataccaagtttcaactttctaagtacaatagttctgtaaatattaataattttataaaactttatatcgtttgatattaaatgctccatgcaccacattgtaagaaattttcaatattcctgtttatttatatgttcagagaaggtatataaataatgataggtattagtttattatggcaataacatagtaatacagttatcctggttttaatttcatactcttcaagggcacaaaataaaaaactaacatcggaatatgaaaataaagataataaaaatgaaaaaaaaaccaaatgttcatttttttcttctgttttgttcgaaaatttcacctctgcctccccttaagagcACGCGATTCAGATCATTAACCAGTGATGATTTCTTTCCACTTGTCTCCTAATATAACTTCTCATGTGCAACGTTTTATTAATGGTTTTGTTGAGTGGGACAAATAGTATGTTAATTGACCCTAGACACGATGTTAATCACAGCATATCACCCAATAACAGTAACAGATATTGACtatgatatttaaaattttacggACATATTATGTTGAGATGTATAATATTCTGCTGTGTCCTCCAAGCTGTCACTCACACGCAACTACTTACCATCTTCCATACTGCaattaattaatggaaaataTCGAATTCGTAGACAATGACAACGAGAGAGACAACTATAGCAGCGGAAGAAGCTGAATTATCCTATACGACTAGCGTAGACAAATCTTTAACAACATCGTCAACAGTCATATCAGTCTTCCTTGTTATCTCTATCTGAACTCTGCATTAGGGCCTACTCTTTGGTACGCTACAAAGCGTATCCTGCGCGAGTCAACAGACATCTCGACACTTCGTGTTGATtctcaaatagccacagacacagaATCGAAATGTGGTTTTTCCTGCATCTCATTATAAACATGTATTCACTCCAAAGGAGAGTTTAAATGAACAGACTACGTCTGAAATTGAAAAAGAAGTTACTGACAATATTAATAAACCAAATGTGCGAGGAGAATGTCctatactactccacaagaaCTGTCTCACTTTATTCAAAGGCtaccaaataaaaaaattcctTGGTTATGTTCTTATACCCAACACTGTTTTAAAGAAGCTTACCAGAAAAGCTGTGATATATTTGACGTGATTTTCAATGTTGCCCTCTTAATTGAGTATTTTCCTAGACcctggaagcttgctgaaatcgttgtttgtttgagaaagttattcatcatcgcatttgCAAATTTACGTTCCAAAATGAGATTACATAAGATTTTGAGTTTGGCTCTCGGCCGAAACATCCCACCATACATCAATTACAAAGATTCACTGAAAGCATTACGAAAAGCTTTGAGAGAAAAAAAGTATACTGCCTCCGTGTTTCTGTAAATTATCCAAATTTTTTAATACTATTTGCCATGATagtttaatactaaaattatagggtaaacattggtaatttcgtgataatttcatgaaaattaatttaaaatgcaaatgtgta
This sequence is a window from Periplaneta americana isolate PAMFEO1 chromosome 2, P.americana_PAMFEO1_priV1, whole genome shotgun sequence. Protein-coding genes within it:
- the LOC138694622 gene encoding cytochrome P450 4c3-like, which encodes MWIIAVSFFVVCSVALIYITLRNNRKINLISTLPGPSLFSALKIAFIIGFCDYSQVFKIVKDLFDTYGSILSGWYGPIPVILLKDPQRIETLCKQDKVWRRFPDIMDKKVLEPIFKTGLLAIEGEVWKRHRRILNNAFHNNILEKFVNNFDKNSNILANRIEEYANGNFQALQVLFTQCTIDTIVEYLFGYTVDTQKRNDIAIVENLEGAVEIMSRKLLKPWMLIEIIFNMSEASRKQASIASFLHGVVNKGIDYFLTQHETMTQNGENKEEDVRTKERLTDILISSSELSRDDVIGEITSITGAGAETSSTACCFALALLCENQDIQERVMKEQIKIFNKNMHAPVANEHLIQMTYLEQVVKETLRLYPTIPHTYKNTVAEVDLGNGEIIPEGSVVLISAYLIHRDKDYFPNPDKFDPDRFTPENSVGRNVYSYIPFGLGRRICVGHKFAMMEMKTILSTVIRRYHFIAVEGGMERINESLQFGIVMKPLIEFKFKFVPRKLYNAE